A region from the Acipenser ruthenus chromosome 56, fAciRut3.2 maternal haplotype, whole genome shotgun sequence genome encodes:
- the timm17b gene encoding mitochondrial import inner membrane translocase subunit Tim17-B, translated as MEEYAREPCPWRIVDDCGGAFTMGVIGGGVFQSIKGFRNAPVGVRHRLRGSVNAVRIRAPQIGGSFAVWGGLFSTIDCGLVKLRGKEDPWNSISSGALTGAILAARSGPLAMVGSAMMGGVLLALIEGVGILLTRYTAQQFHNPNPFGDDPNQLPPKDQQQGYQYQ; from the exons CCCCTGGAGGATTGTAGATGACTGTGGCGGCGCTTTCACAATGGGAGTGATCGGGGGGGGCGTCTTCCAGTCCATCAAGGGCTTCAGAAACGCACCCGTC GGAGTCCGTCACAGACTCAGAGGCAGTGTGAACGCAGTGAGGATCCGTGCTCCACAAATCGGGG gTAGTTTTGCAGTGTGGGGTGGGCTGTTCTCCACTATAGACTGTGGTCTGGTGAAGCTCAGAGGAAAAGAGGATCCCTGGAACTCAATCTCTAGTGGGGCTCTCACTGGAGCGATACTGGCAGCGCGCA GCGGCCCCCTCGCCATGGTGGGTTCTGCGATGATGGGGGGGGTTCTCCTGGCTCTGATTGAGGGGGTGGGCATCCTGCTGACCAGATACACCGCGCAGCAGTTTCACAACC CGAACCCGTTTGGAGACGACCCAAACCAGCTCCCCCCCAAGGACCAGCAGCAAGGGTACCAGTACCAATAG